Below is a genomic region from Lysobacter terrestris.
GCCGCGCGCAAGTTCGAACAGCATCACCGCGTCGCGTTCCGCCGCCAGCAGGCCGACTTCGATTGCGCTGCTCGCGGGTTGATGGACCATGCCGTCGTGCTCCAGCACCACGCTGAAGCGCTGCACGCCGCCGTCGCGACCGGCGAGGAAGGCGGCGAGGTCCGCGGTTAGGCGCCGCAGCGGGAACAGCAGTGCCTGGCTGGATTCGACTTCGTGTTCGAACTCGATGCGGCCTTCGAACACATCCGGCGGCTGGTACCAGTTCAAGGGCGCCTCCGCGCCGCGCAGCCGGTCCAGGTGCTGCAACACGTCGCGCGGGAAACGCCGGTTCAACGTATCGCGGGGCAGGGCGAAGACCTGCCGCAGCTTGCGCAGCCCCATGCGCGACAACGCGTGCGCCACGTCCTGCGGCAATCCGGCGCGTTCGATCGGCAGTTGTCCCAATGCATTGAGGCAGCTGCTGTCGCCGACGGCGAGACCGTCGTGCACGTTGGCCAGCACGCGCGCCGCATGTGGGTTGGGGGCGACGACGAGTCGGTGGCGGAAGCCGAGCGCCTGCAGTTCCTCGCGCATCCGTGCTTCCAGCCGCGGCCAGGGGCCAAACAGCTGCAGGCTGTGGCCGACCTCCAGCACGACGGCGTGCGCCAGGTCGGTGCTGACCTGCGAGCTGAAGCGATAGGCCCACGCGGCCAGCAACTGGCGCCAGCGTTCGGCGGCGGTGGGATCGTGGTCGGCCATGGCGAAGCGGCCACCGAGCGCCTGTGCGGCCGCCAGCGGCATCCCTGGACGCAGGCCCAGTGCTCGCCCGGCCGGGTTGACGGCATGCACGACGCGGCGCTGCACCGGCCCTTCGAGCAGGACCAGGGGCGCATCGCGATCCGGATGGCGGCGGAGTACGCCGTCGATCGCGAGTTGCGGCAGGAACAGGCAGGCCCAGCGCATGCTCAGGCCTTGGCCGGGCGGGGTGCCTTGAAGGGCTGCCGGGCAGGCAAGCGGATGCCCGGCACCGCGGCCGATCCATGCGCGGCCGGTTCGAGGATCGAGGCCTGCACGGGCGGCTCGGGATGCCCCAGTTGCGGAAACGGAATCGCCCGCGCGGGCGGATTGCCGCCCCGGCATTTGAGGATGCGCAATTGCCGAGGCGATGCCTCTAGGGCGATGCGCAGCGCCGCTGGCGACGGGTTCATCGCGGCCTTGCTGGAGCGGATGACGAAGCCCAATGCCTGGCCGGTTTCCGCGGCGACCTGCAATCGCCGCAGGGCGCGGTCGTCCGCCTGCTGCGGCCAGCACAGCACGGCATCGCAGGCGCCGGAACGAAGGCATTGCTCGGCCGCCCACAGCGCCTCGCGCGGTGTCTTCGTCCGGATCACCTGCACCGCGTCGAGCCGCACGCCCGCGGCATGCCACGCGGACGGATAGGGCAGGTACGGCGGCGCGACCAGGGCGATCGCGCCGTCCTTCGGTGCACTCAGGCGTGCGAGCGTGGGCCACAACAGCTGCAATTCGCCGATGCCGTCGGCAGGCAACAGGAGTTCGCTCAATGCGGCATGCGGCCAGCCGCGTGCGGGCAACGCTGCATCGAGCGCGGGCCAGCCGGTGGATTGTTCGATGCCGTCGGTGATCGCGGCGGATTGCCCGCGCCAGATACGCCGCTGCGAGATCAGGCCGTCGAGTGTGCTTCCTGCCGCTGCGCCCGCCAGGGCCGTCACCGTGCCCATGGCGGATCTCGAAAAGCGGAGCGGGGGCCGGACGAGTGCATATTAGTAATAATACTAACAATGCGATCTCAAAAATTAAGACTCTAATTTTCAATAAGTTGGAAGGATTATTTGAGGCGATTTGACGAATGCGCCCGCGAATCTGACCGCTCCACCTGCAGCACGGCGTTCCCTTCTGGACAGAGCTGACAGATACGCCCGCGGGCGTCATGGGCAGGCGGATGCTGCAGGTCAATCTCAATCGTGGGGGAGCGGGTCCGCAGTTGCCGAGAATGGCGCTGCGCGAAGCGTTCGACAGCGCACTGCCGGCGCCGGACTGGCTGTCCGTACCCGCGGCAGGCGTGCACGTCGCCCTGTTCGACCTGCACGACTGGTGGCCCTGGCTGGCCGACGCCTACACCATGCTGGACGCCGCGGAAGTGCGGCGCGTGCAGAGCCGTCGCGTCGTTTCGGACCGGCATCAGCTTGCGCTGGGTTATTCGCTCCATCGCCTGTTGCTGGGCAAGGCGCTGGAGTGCGATGCCGTCGACGTGCCGATCCGGCGCGATGCCAAGGGCGGCCCGTATCTGGCGGGCAATGCCGTCGCCACCAGCCTGAGCCATGCCGATCATTGCGTGGCCGTGGCGGTTGCCGCTTCGGGCCGCGTGGGCGTGGATGTAGAACTGGCGGCGCGCGCGCCGGTGGTTCCCGAGATTGCCGAACGCGTATGCCACCCCGCGGACCATGCCGGCATGGCGGACCTGCCAGGCCTGGCGCGCAGCGAAGCGATGCTGGCGTTGTGGGTGCGCAAGGAAGCCTTCCTGAAAGCCGCCGGCATCGGCCTGCAACGCGAGATGCAGACCTTTGCCGCGCCCGACCACGCACTGCTCGCCTTGCCCAGCGGCGGCATGACCCGGGTGCGGATGCTGGACACCGATCCGCTCTGGGTTGCGGCGGTTGCGAGCGCTCCCGAACTGCCGGTGGAAAGCGCGGTGCTGCGCCCTCTCACTTCGATTGCAGTGACCTAGCGCCAACGGTTGCCGGGTCGACATGGCAGGCCGAACGGCCGTCGCCGCACGATTCCCGCGTTAGCTCCAGACAAGCCGGCTCGTTCGGACGCCGCCATTTACGCGTGAATCCGGGTTGGGGGGCCGGGATCCTGCGCGGAGGACACACATGAGCACCGCACTCGCCAGTCGTAAAAGTCGTGCCCTGCTGCTGCTCTGGCTGGCCGAACTCGGCCTGCTGATGCTGGCCGTGCTGCTCGCCGCCTGGTTGCGCTTCATGCGGGATCCCGAGGGATTCGTGCTGTTCTTCGAGTCGGCATTGCCGAGGGCGTTCGTCTTCGCCGCTCTCATCACCGTGTCGATGGTGGCCTTCGGCCTCTACCAGGTGCACGTGCGGCACAACCGCATGGAGTTCGGTGTCCGCCTGGTGCTGTCGTTCGCCTTCGCCGGCGTCGCGCTGCTGGTGCTGTATTACCTGATCCCGGCGACCTATATCGGTCGCGGCGTGCTGGCGATGGCGCTGGCATTCGGGATCGTGCTGGTCGGTGCGTTGCGCCTGGTCGTCGATCGACTGTTCAAGACGGACGTATTCCGCCGCCGTGTCCTCGTACTCGGTGCGGGGTCGCATGCGGACATGATCAACAGCCGGCTGCGCCGCAACGCCGACCGTCGCTCGTTCGTCGTGGTCGGGTTCCTGCCGATCCCGGGCCAGCCCGTGCATGTCGCGGAGAAGCTGCTGCTCAATACCGACTTCTCGTTGTCCGAGATCGCGGAGTGGTTGCAGGTGTTCGAGATCGTGGTCGCACCGGACGAGCGCCGCGGCGCGCTGCCGATGGAAGAGATGCTGAAGTGCGCGCAGCGCGGCATCACCATCACCGACCTGTCCACGTTCTTCGAGCGTGAAGCGGGGATGGTCAAGCTCAACGTGGCCGATCCGTCATGGCTGGCGTTCTCCGGCGGCTTCGATCATTCCATCCCCAGGCGCCTCAACAAGCGCTTCTTCGACCTGGTCGCGGCCGGCGCCCTGTTGCTGGTGGCGTGGCCGTTCATGCTCGCGGTGGCGGCCTGCATCGCGCTGGAATCGCGCGGTCCCATCTTCTACCGGCAGGAACGCACCGGCGAGAACGGACGCACGTTCCACCTGATCAAGTTCCGCAGCATGCGCGTCGATGCCGAAGCGGACGGCGTGGCCCGCTGGGCCAGCCAGAACGACGATCGCACGACCCGCGTTGGCCGCATCATCCGCCTGTCGCGACTGGACGAACTCCCGCAGCTGTTCAACATCCTGCGCGGCGACATGAGCTTCGTCGGCCCGCGCCCGGAACGCCCGCAGTTCGTCGATATGCTCAGCAAGGAAGTGCGTTACTACAACGTCCGTCACTGCGTGCGGCCCGGCCTCACCGGCTGGGCGCAATTGCGCTATCCGTACGGGGCGTCGGTGCAGGATGCCGAGGAAAAGCTCACATTCGACCTGTTCTACGTGAAGAACCACGGCCTGGTCTTCGACGTGCTGATCCTGCTGCAGACGGTCGAGGTGGTGCTGTTCCACCGCGGTTCGCGCTGACGCCTGCTGGCGCCAGCGCCGCCGGTGTCATGGCACCGGTGTCATGGGGCGTGCGGCGAAGCCGCCTGCACCGATGACGGAGCGGTCGGTGACGGCGCATACATCGTTTCTTCCGCCGCTGCGCCTTCGAAATGGAGCTGCACGTCGCCGAAACGGCGCGCGAGATGGCGCAAAAGCGCATGGATCAGCAGGATCGCGCCGGCCATTTCCATGCTTTCCTCCAGCGTCACCAGCAGGTGGAATCCGAGCGTGCGGTAGCCGTGGCCTTCCCGCCACCAGCCCTCGATGAGTTCCACACCCACCGCGCCGCCCAGGTAGACAGCCGCCGCCGTCATCAGCGCGAACATGGTCCTGCGCGGCAGGCGCAGCAGGAATGGCAGGAAGTACGCGCCCAGTACCGCGATCATCCCCAGCGCCGGGATCACCCACGCGAAATAGAAGATGCCCAGGTGGCTTCCGCCCTTGCCTCCGCCGAGGAGGTGGCGCATCGGTTCGATGATGCGCTCATGCAGGGCGAGGTTCTCGTCCATCGCCATCACGGTGAACCCCAGCGCCAGCAGCTGCCACTTGCGCCCGTCCCTGGAGTCGCGCTCGAGCGTGGCGACGAACAGCAGCACGATCGCGTCCGCAAACAGCAGGAAGGTGGAGAACAACGCCGGAATGCTCTCTTCCTTGTCCAGGCTCAGCAAGGCGAAGCCGGTGACGTATTCCTGCTGCGAAAGGATCCAGTAGGACGCCAGGCTCAGGCTGACCACGGCCAGGAACGCGGCCACCAGGGCCAGCGGCAGCGTGACGGCCCAAGGGTTGATGGAGACTTTCCTGATGTCCATGAATTCATTCCCCGCGTTCATAGGAGGCCCATGTTTCACCGGGCCTGTTCAGGAGAACGGGACGATTGCCGCGCATCGGTCATCGGAGTGTCACGACAGGCGGAACCTGTCGCCGGCGGTCACGAAGCTGAAGCTGCTAACGGAGCCACTCGCCTGATGCGACCGCCAACAGGACGAAGAGCAGGACGAGCAGGAGGACCGCCACCCAAAACGCGATGCGTGGCGGCGGGCGGCTGTCCGGCGCCGCGGGCGCGGCGCGTTCAGCGGGGGTGCGCGACACGACGGGGTAATGCGAACGCACCGGCGTCGCCATGAAACTCCCCGGCGCCGCGCCGGGAAGGCGCCCATAACGTCGATGGAATCGGGTAGCGCTGGTGTACAGCCAGATCAGGTTGCGCAGCATGGCGACCGACTCGGGCGACTGCACGCCGCCGCTGCGATTGGGCTGCAGTTCCGAGATCCGCCGGCGGTAGGCGAGCTGCAGCTCTGCAAGGCTGCAGTTGGGCCTCAGCCCGAGTTCGGAATAGAGCAGCGTCAGGTCAGGCGTCAGGTCTGGCTTCATGTCATGGCGTCCCCTGTCCTTATCGTAACGCGCGATCCGGAGCTGGGAAGGGCATCCCCCATGCAGCCGATTGCCATGGCCGCCAGCCCATGCCCAGAACGTTAGTGACGGTATCAGGGCGATCTTCATGTCCCTTCGGCCTCATGTGAATGCCGGTAGGGCGCGATCGGTGGGCATCACGAGGCGGAGCACGCCTTGGGGGGTGCAGGCGCGGGGAAGGAAACGGCATGAACCAGCTATCCGATATTTCGTCATCGCGCCGCCCGCCGTCCGACGAAGCCTGCATTACGCAACACATCGAATACCAGGCGGCGATGCGACCGGATGCCATCGCCGTGACGTGCGACGGCACGCACCTGAGCTATCGCGAACTCAACAGCCGGGCCAACCAGCTCGCCCATCGCCTGCGTGCGCTCGGCGTCGGCCCGGAAACCCTGGTCGCGATCGGGCTGGAACGCTCGCTCGAAATGGTCGTGGGGCTGCTTGGCATCCTGAAGTCGGGCGGTGCCTACCTGCCGGTCGACCTGGCCTATCCGCGCGATCGCGTGCAGTTCATGTTCGAGGATGCGCGCCCCGCGGCGCTGCTGACCTCGTCCACCCAGCGCGATGCGCTCCCGGCCACGGACGTGCCGACGTTGCTGCTCGACGACTGGAGCGCATTCGCTGCGGAACCTGCGCACGATCCCGAACCCGTCGCATCCCCCGACAACCTTGCCTACGTGATCTACACCTCGGGATCGACCGGCAAGCCCAAGGGCTGCCAGGTGACCCATGCCAACGTGGCGCGCCTGTTCACATCCACGCATCACTGGTACGGCTTCGGCGCGGACGACGTGTGGACCTTCTTCCACTCGCACGCCTTCGATTTCTCGGTGTGGGAGATCTGGGGCGCGCTGGTCTACGGCGGGCGCGTGGTGGTCGTTCCCTACCTGGTCAGCCGTTCGCCGGAAGCGTTCCACGCACTGCTGCGGAGTGAGCGCGTCACCGTACTCAACCAGACGCCGTCGGCGTTCCGCAACCTCATCCATGCCGACCTTGCCTCTGCCACGCCACCTGCCGACCTGGCCCTGCGCCATGTGATCTTCGGCGGCGAAGCGCTGGAACTGCAGATGTTGCGCCCGTGGTTCGATCGCCACGGCGATGAACACCCGCGCCTGGTCAACATGTACGGCATCACCGAGACCACGGTGCACGTCACCTATCGCCCGATCGGACTCGTCGAACTCGACCGCAATGCCGGCAGCGTGATCGGGGAACCAATCCCCGATTTGCGCCTGTTCGTGCTCGATCCCGACCTGGTCCCGGTGGCCACCGGCGAAGTCGGGGAGATCTACGTCGCCGGCGCCGGCGTGTCGCGCGGTTATCTCAATCGCCCCGAGCTCACCGCCGAACGCTTCTTCGACTGGCAGTCGCCCGCCGGCGAAAACGAGCGCCTGTACAAGACCGGCGACCTCGCGCGTCCGCTGGAAGACGGCGACCTCGAATACCTCGGGCGCAGCGACCACCAGGTGAAGATCCGCGGTTTCCGCATCGAAACCGGCGAGATCGAAAGCGTGTTGGCGCGGCACGAATCCCTGCGCGCCTGCGCGGTGATCGCCCGCACCGACCTCGGCGATGGCGATGCGCGACTCGTCGCCTACGTGGTGCCGGTGGGCGCATCACCGTCGCAGGCCGAACTGCGCGCGCACCTCGCCGGCAGCTTGCCGGACTACATGATCCCCAGCGCATTCGTCGAACTCGACGCGTTGCCGCTGACCGAGAACGGCAAGCTCGACCGCCGCGCCTTGCCGGCACCGGCCACGCAGCGGCCGGAGCTCGCTTCGGCCTACGAACCACCAATGGGACCGCTGGAAACCCTGCTGTGCGATGCCTTCGGCGCACTGCTGGCGATCGACGAGGTCGGCCGCAACGACAACTTCTTCGAACTCGGCGGCGATTCGATGCTGGCCACGCGGCTGCTGCAGCGGGTGGCGCAGGCGCGGGATCCGGGCAGCGTGATCCCGACGGCGTTGCTGTTCCGCAATCCGACCGCGGCAACGCTGGCGGTATCGCTGGAAGGCCGGGCCGATGCGGCGATCGATCCGACCCGTTTTGCGGCCGCTCACCGTCACAGCGAAACGCTGGCGTCCGAGCCGATCGCCATCGTCGCAATGGCCGGGCGCTTCCCCGGTGCCGCCGACGTCGAGGCGTTCTGGCAGAACCTGTGTGAAGGCCGGGATTCGATCACGTTCTTCGCGCCCGCCGAACTCGATCCGGGTGTCAGCGAACGCGACCGCAACGATCCCGCCTACGTTCCCGCCCGCGGCATCATCGACGGCGTGGAGCAGTTCGATGCCGCGTTCTTCGGCATCGGCCCGAAGGAAGCCGAACTCATGGATCCGCAGCAGCGGATTTTCCTGGAACTCTCCTGGGAATGCCTCGAGCGCGCGGGCCACGTGCCGGATGCGTCGGGGCCGGTCGGCGTCTTCGCCGGCATGTTCAATGCGAGCTATTTCCAACGCCACGTCGCCGCGCATCCGGAGCTGGTCGACCGCGTCGGCGCCTTCACCGTCATGCTCGACAACGAGAAGGATTTCATCGCCACGCGCGTCGCGCACAAGCTGAATCTCACCGGGCCCGCGATCAGCGTGCACACCGCGTGCTCGACCTCGCTGGTGGCGATCTGCCAGTCGATCGACAGCCTGCGCCTGGGGCAGTGCGACATGGCGCTGGCCGGTGGCATCACCGTGACGTGCCCACCGCGCAGCGGCTATTTCCACCAGGAAGGAACGATGCTGTCGCCGGACGGGCATACCCGGCCGTTCGACGCGGAGGCCGGCGGCACGGTGTTCAGCGACGGCGGTGCGGTCGTGCTGTTGAAGCGGTTGTCGGATGCGATCGCCGATGGCAACCAGGTGTTCGCGGTCATCCGTGGCGGCGCGGTCAACAACGACGGTAGTGGCAAGGCCAGCTTCACCGCGCCGAGCAGCGAAGGCCAGGCAGCTGTGATCGCGATGGCACATGCGCGTGCGCAGGTCGATCCGCGCAGCATCAGCTACGTCGAAACCCATGGCACCGCGACGCCCGTCGGCGATCCGATCGAGATCGAGGGCCTGACGCGCGCGTTCCGGCGTGGAACCCAGGACGTGGGCTTCTGCCGCGTCGGTTCGGTGAAGAGCAACGTCGGGCACCTGGTGATCGCCGCGGGTGCCACCGGCGTGATCAAGACCGCACTGGCGCTGACCGAGCGCCGCATTCCCGCCACCGCGCATTTCACCCGGCCCAATCCCGCCATCGACTTCGCCGGTTCGCCGTTCGTGGTCAACGCCACGCTGAGCGACTGGCCCACGGGCAACGAGCCGCGGCGTGCCGGCGTGAGCTCGTTCGGCGTGGGCGGCACCAACGCGCACGTGGTGCTGGAGGAAGCACCGGCACTGCCCGCATCCGAACCGGCCCAGGGCCCGCAACTGCTGGTGCTTTCCGCGCGCACTCCGGCGGCGCTGGCGCGCGCGGCGACGCGGTTGGCCGATCATCTCGAAACCAACACCGACAACCTTGCCGACGTCGCCTGGACGCTCGCGATCGGACGCAAGGCGTTCGCGCATCGCATCGCCGTGGCGGCCGATGGCATCGCCAGCGCGATCGAACAACTGCGCAGCGCGGAAACCGCCGCGGCGATCGCCCGCACGCGACCGGCGCGGCAGAGCGACGTGGTGTTCCTGTTCCCGGGGCAGGGCGCGACCTATCCGGGCATGGGACGCGAACTCTATGAAAGCGAGCCCGCGTTCCGTGTCGCCTTCGACGACTGCATGGAGGCGCTGCGCGGGGAAGTCGACTTCGACCTGCGCGAGCGCATGTTCGCGGACGAGCCCGAGGCGATGCTGCCGACAGCGGTCATGCAACCGGCCACCTTTGCCATCGAGTACGCGCTGGCGCAGTTCTGGATGAGCCATGGCGTCATGCCGGCGGCGATGATCGGCCATAGCGTCGGTGAATTCGTCGCCGCCACCATCGCGGGCACACTCGCGCTCAAGGACGCGCTGCGCCTGGTCGCGCGCCGCGGCGCCCTGATGCAGGCGCAACCCGCGGGCGGCATGTTGTCGGTGCGGATGCCGCTGGAGCAACTGCTGGCACGACTGCCGGCGGAGCTGTCGCTGGCGGCCGAGAACGCGCCGGGCAACTGCGTGGTGTCCGGTGCGCTGGAGGCGATCGCGCGCTTCCAGGCGCAACTCGAAGCCGACGGCATCGCCTGCCGCGCCTTGCGTACGTCGCACGCGTTCCATTCGCAGATGATGGAGCCGGTGGTGGCGCCGTTCCGTGCCGAAGTCGCGGCGCTGACGCTGGCGGCGCCGCGCATTCCCATCGTTTCCACCGCGACGGGGGATTGGCTCGACGCCGCGCAGGCCACGTCGCCCGATTACTGGGCCGCACACCTGCGCGAACCGGTCCGCTTCGCCGCCGCGCTCGGGCGCGTCGCGGACACGCCGGCGCGCGTGCTGCTCGAAGTCGGCCCGCGCGCCACGCTAGCGGCGTTGTCGCGCCAGCATCCCGACGTGCAGAAGCAGCACCTCGCAGCCATTGCGACGCTGGCGGACGCGCCATCGGCCGAAGCGACGAATCTTCGCCTCGCGGCGGGACAGCTGTGGGCGCGGGGCGTCGCGCTGGATCCGGACATGTTCGACCGTCGCCATGCGCGTGCGCGGGTACGGCTGCCGACGTATCCCTTCGAGCGGCAACGCTACTGGGTGGAAGCGGGCGCAGCCGTGGCATCGAACGTGGTGCCGCATCCGACCCTGGCGGCCGTCGCAATCGACGCTGAGCAACCGGCCGCCCCGGTCGAGATGCCGGTGCCTGCCGGCGCGGATCGCCTCACCGGCCTGGTGGCGCGACTGAAGGACGTGTTCCAGGAAACCGCGGGCTTCGACCTTGCCGACGCGGACGGCACGGCAAACTTCATGGAACTCGGGCTCGACAGCCTGATGCTCACGCAGGTCTCGCTGCAGTTGCAGAAGGCGTTCGCGGTGAAAGTCAGCTTCCGCCAGCTGATGGGCGAGTGCAGCAGCATCGACAGCCTCGCGGCGATGCTCGATGCGCAGATGCCCGCCGAACCCGACCGCGGCGTCCAGCGCGCCACCGGCGAAGCCAGCGTCGCAGCGGCGCCGGCGCAGGCGGAGCCCCGGGACCCCGCCAGCGAAGAAGCGGCATTGGCGCACACGCATTACGACGTCAAGAAAGCCTTCGGCGCCATCGCCCGGATCGACCACAGCCACGGCCATGCGCTGAACGAGTTCCAGCGCGCCCGTCTCGACGCCTACATGCAGCGTTACCTGGCGCGCACCGGCGGATCGAAGGCGCACACCGGCGCCCACCGCGGCCACTTGGCCGATCCGCGCGTCGTCAACGGCTTCCGACCGCTGACCAAGGAAATCACCTATCCGATCGTCGTCGACCGCTCCAAGGGTTCGCACCTGTGGGATGTCGACGGCAACCAGTACGTGGATGCGATCAACGGCTTCGGCATGAGCCTGTTCGGTTGGCAACCGGACTTCGTGCTCGAAGCGGTGAAGCAGCAGCTCGATCGCGGCTACGAACTCGGGCCGCAACATCCCTTGGCCGGCGAGGTCGCGCGGCAGATCTGCGAATTCACCGGCCACGACCGCGCCGCCCTGTGCAACACCGGATCGGAAGCGGTGCTGGGCGCGCTGCGCATCGCGCGCACGGTCACGGGACGCGAGACGATCGTGCTGTTCACCGGCTCCTACCACGGCATCAACGACGAAGTGATCGTGCGCGGCACCAGCCGGCACACCGCGGTGCCGGCCGCGCCGGGGATCCTGCGCAACACCTCCGAGCACGTGCTGGTGCTCGACTACGGCACCGCCGGGTCCATGCAGGCCATCCGCGAACGCGCGCACGAGATCGCCGCGGTGCTGGTGGAGCCGGTGCAGAGCCGGCGCCCCGATTTCCAGCCGGTCGAGTTCCTGCGCGAGCTGCGTCAACTCACCCGCGATGCCGGTGCGGTACTGATCTTCGACGAAGTCGTCACCGGATTCCGTTCGCACCCGGGCGGGGTGCAGGAACTGTTCGGCATCCGCGCCGACCTGTGCACTTATGGCAAGGTCCTCGGCGGCGGTTATCCGATCGGCGTGATCGCCGGCCAACGTGAGTACATGGACGCGCTGGACGGCGGCGACTGGCGCTTCGGCGACGATTCCGTGCCGACGGTCGGCGTTACCTATTTCGCCGGCACGTTCGTCCGCCACCCGTTGGCGCTGGCCGCGGCCCATGCGGTGCTCGGGCACCTGCGCAAGGAAGGGCCCAAGCTGCAGGAGCGCCTCAACGCCGATGTCGCGACCATGTGCGATGCGCTCAACCGCATCAGCGCCCGCCTGGGTGCACCGATCGCGGTGCGGCATTTCGCTTCGATATGGAAGATCGTCTTCCTCGAAGAGCATCCGTTGCAGGACCTGCTGTTCGGGATGATGCGCAGCCGCGGCGTGCACATCCTCGAGAACTTCCCGTCGTTCCTCACCACCGCGCACGACGCCGCGGACATCGACGCGATCGTCGACGCCTTCGAGGCCTCGGTGCTGGAATTGCAGGAAGCCGGATTCCTGCCGAGCCGCGCAACGCCGTCGTCGCGCATGGACAGCGCCCCGCGTCCGGTCGTGATCGATGCAGCGGCGCTGACGGTCATGGACGCGCGCCATCCGATCGTGCCGGGGGCGCGCCTGGGCCGCGCACCCGATGGCAGTCCTGCATGGTTCGTCCCGGATCCCGACCGTACCGGCAAGTTCCTCAAGGTGGGCACATGAATACCGCAGCACCGATGGGATCGCTGGCATTCGCGCCGGTCGACTACGACCCCTTCGCGGGCGGGGAGCTTGCGCTCGTCGTGCCGACCACCGAGTCGCAACGCGAAATCTGGCTCGCGGACCAGTTGAGCCGCGAGGCGTCGCTCGCCTACAACCTCTCGGTGTCGCTGCGTTTTACCGGCGCGTTGGAGGTCGTGGCGTTGCGGCGTGCGCTGCAGGAGCTGGTCGACCGGCATGACGCCCTGCGCGCCTGCGTGGCGCCGGATGGGCAGAGCCTGGCGATCCTGCAGCGCTTCGAGCTTCCACTTCCTGTCCAGGATCTGGCTGCTCTCGAGGCGAATCGCCGCGAACGCGCGATCAGCGAACGCCAGCGCGCATCGGTGGAAACGCCATTCCCGCTCGATGCACCGATGTTCCGCGCCGAACTGCTCCGGCTGGGCGGGAACGACCACCTGTTGCTGCTTTCCGCCCACCACATCGTCTGCGATGGCTGGTCCTGGTGGGTCGTGGTCCGCGAACTCGGGGCGCTGTACGCGGGTTACACCGCGGCGGGCGCCGAGC
It encodes:
- a CDS encoding Y-family DNA polymerase, producing the protein MRWACLFLPQLAIDGVLRRHPDRDAPLVLLEGPVQRRVVHAVNPAGRALGLRPGMPLAAAQALGGRFAMADHDPTAAERWRQLLAAWAYRFSSQVSTDLAHAVVLEVGHSLQLFGPWPRLEARMREELQALGFRHRLVVAPNPHAARVLANVHDGLAVGDSSCLNALGQLPIERAGLPQDVAHALSRMGLRKLRQVFALPRDTLNRRFPRDVLQHLDRLRGAEAPLNWYQPPDVFEGRIEFEHEVESSQALLFPLRRLTADLAAFLAGRDGGVQRFSVVLEHDGMVHQPASSAIEVGLLAAERDAVMLFELARGRIEQAEVPAPVRGMQLIARELPAFVPAARDLFDPRPQQAVPWTQLRERLRARLGDDAVHSIGWLPEHRPEHVVAGTSLPRKMGGLPTPLRPGWLLPQAMPLRERVQRVLAGPERIESGWWDAAEIRRDYYLIETASGQRAWAFRIAGEQAGPFMLHGWFA
- a CDS encoding 4'-phosphopantetheinyl transferase family protein, whose product is MALREAFDSALPAPDWLSVPAAGVHVALFDLHDWWPWLADAYTMLDAAEVRRVQSRRVVSDRHQLALGYSLHRLLLGKALECDAVDVPIRRDAKGGPYLAGNAVATSLSHADHCVAVAVAASGRVGVDVELAARAPVVPEIAERVCHPADHAGMADLPGLARSEAMLALWVRKEAFLKAAGIGLQREMQTFAAPDHALLALPSGGMTRVRMLDTDPLWVAAVASAPELPVESAVLRPLTSIAVT
- a CDS encoding TIGR03013 family XrtA/PEP-CTERM system glycosyltransferase, with amino-acid sequence MSTALASRKSRALLLLWLAELGLLMLAVLLAAWLRFMRDPEGFVLFFESALPRAFVFAALITVSMVAFGLYQVHVRHNRMEFGVRLVLSFAFAGVALLVLYYLIPATYIGRGVLAMALAFGIVLVGALRLVVDRLFKTDVFRRRVLVLGAGSHADMINSRLRRNADRRSFVVVGFLPIPGQPVHVAEKLLLNTDFSLSEIAEWLQVFEIVVAPDERRGALPMEEMLKCAQRGITITDLSTFFEREAGMVKLNVADPSWLAFSGGFDHSIPRRLNKRFFDLVAAGALLLVAWPFMLAVAACIALESRGPIFYRQERTGENGRTFHLIKFRSMRVDAEADGVARWASQNDDRTTRVGRIIRLSRLDELPQLFNILRGDMSFVGPRPERPQFVDMLSKEVRYYNVRHCVRPGLTGWAQLRYPYGASVQDAEEKLTFDLFYVKNHGLVFDVLILLQTVEVVLFHRGSR